CCAAGCGGATTCTTCTCAACCGCGGCGCGCCGCTACCCTTCTGGCCGACAGCCGCCGCCACCCTGCGGGACCGCCGCGAGGAGGGACGCGGCGCAGGCCAGCGGGTTGATCGGCAGCACACCCGCGCCGCGCTGTCGCAAATTCGACAAGCCCGCCCCGGTCGTCGCAATGCATCCGACACTCCCTCGCCTGCGGGGCTGAAACCCGCGCCAGTACGGGGTTTTCGCACCGCGTTCAAAGCTGGTATCAGATTTGCAACGGGCGAAGGCATGAACATCGCCAGCCCTCATTCACCCGCCCCCGTCATCCCGCCCGCCGCGCCCGCCCAGGCGGCCGGCATCGCGCTGTCACCCGCGCTTGTGGTGCGGCTGTACCACCGCAACACCAAACACCGTTTCCAGGCCTATGCGATGGGCCCCGGCGTGCTCGACTGGGACGCCCAGCCGGCCGCCTTCCGCCAGTACCCTGGCGCCTCCGCGGTCGTCCTGCCGCTGATCGACGAGCTGGACCCCGCCTCGCCGCTCGCCCAGGCGATGGCGATCCCGTTCGGCGCGCTGCCGGCCCCTGCCCCTGCCCAACCCGCCACGCTCGCCGCGATCGGTGCGCTGCTGCAGCTCTCGCTCGGCCTCACCGGCTGGAAATCGCTCGGGCCCGACCGCTGGGCGGTGCGTGCCAACCCGTCCAGCGGCAACCTGCATCCGGTCGAAGCCTGGGTGATCGCGCGCGGCGTGGCCGGCCTGGCCGACGGCGTTCACCACTACCGTCCGGAGGACCACGCCCTGGAATGCCGCGCGCGCGATCTCGACGCCCCGGCCGGCAGTCCCCGGCTGCAGATCGCGCTGTCGAGCGCGATGTGGCGCGAAGCGTGGAAGTACGGCGAACGCGCATTCCGCTATTGCCAGCTCGACGTCGGCCATGCGGTCGGTGCGCTGCGCTACGCCTGCGCGCTGCTCGGCTGGCGACTGGCCGAACAGCGCCAGGTGGGCACCGCGACGCTGGCCGCGCGGCTGGGGCTGGACCGCGACCCGGATTTCCCTACCCACCGGTTCCCGGAAAGCGAGCGGGAGGAAGCCGAGATCCTGTTCACCATCGAACTGGACGACCTCGCCGACGAGGCTGCCCCTACGCCATCGGCGCTCCGTGCCGCCGCCGCGGCGGCGGAATGGTACGGCCAGGCCACCGTGCTCGATCCGCGGCCGATGTTCCGCTGGCCCATCATCGGCGAGGTGGCCGTCGCCACCCGCCGTGCGGACGACGATGCGCCGCGCCGCACGCTGTCGGTGCCCTGCACGTTGCCGGCCACGCGCAAGACGGCTGCCGACACCGGCACCGCCCACCCGAGCGCCGAGTTGCTGCTGCAGCGGCGCAGCGCGCAACGCTTCACGCCCGAATACGTGATGCCGCGCTCGGCCTTCGCCGACCTGCTGCGCGCGCTCAAGCCGCACGCGGGACTGCCGTGGGACGCGCTCGGCGACCCTGCGCGGATCACGCTGGTGCTGTTCATCCACCGCGTCGAGGGCCTGGAACCCGGCCTCTACGTCTTCAGCCGCGACGGCGGGGCCGCCGCCCCGCTGCTTGCCCGGCTGCAGCAGCCGTTCTCGCCGCAACGCGTCGAGGGCCTGGGCGACGACCTCGATCTGCGCTTCCTGCAGCAGTTCGAAACCGTGCAACTGCACCGCCTCGCACGCAGCCTCCACTGCCATCAGGACATCGCCGCCAACGCCTGCTTCGCGCTCGGCATGCTGGCGCCGTTTGATGCCGTGGTGGCCGAAGACGCCGCCGCCTATCGCGACCTCTTCCGCGAAGCCGGCCTGCTGGGTCAGGTGCTCTACCTGCAGGCCGAAAACCTCGGCCTGCGCGGCACCGGCATCGGCTGCTTCTTCGACGACCCGGTGCACGAGTTGCTGGGGCTGGACGGCGAAGCCTTCCAGACGCTCTACCACTTCACCGTGGGCAAGGCGGTGGACGACCCGCGCATCGAATCGACCCCCGGCTACCCCGCCCGCGAACCGCAGCGCGGCTGAACGCGGCGGAAAGAACAACGCCCCCCGACCAGAGAGACCGCCATGACGCAGACCGCCACCCCCGCCCCCGTGACCAGCCGCAGCGGCCATCGCATCTCGGCGGCAGACGCGGCCGACATGCTGCTGCGCCACCGCGACGGCGTGCTGCCGGCGCTTGCCGTGTTCGACGTGCGCGACGCCGCGCGCTACGCCGCTGCCCACATCGAAGGCGCCGAACCGCTCACCGAAGCCGGCTTCCTGACGGTGGCACGGCGCCTGCCCAAGACCGTGCCGGTGCTGGTCTATTGCTACCACGGCAACGCCAGCCAGACCTACGCGCAGATGTTCGCCGACTTCCGCTTTCCCGAGGTCTACAGCGTGGATGGCGGCTACGAGGTGTTCGCGGCCGAACTTGCCAAGGCGGAAGCCGCGCGCAGCGGCAGCACGACGCGCACCGCCAGCCTCAGCCCGACCCTGCTCGAATTCCTCGCTGCCTACGGCTTCGACCCCGATGACCTCGATGCCACCCGTGCGCACGGGCTGACCCCGCTGATGCGGGCCTCGCTCGAAGGCCGCGCCGACATCGTCGCCGAACTGCTTGCGGTGGGCGTCTCGATCGCGCGCCGCAACATGGACGGCAACAACGCGCTGTGGCTGGCCTGCGTATCCAGCAACGCCGAGGTCGTGCGCCGGCTGGTGGCGGCCGGCATCGACGTCGACAACCGCAACGACATGGGCGCCACCGCGCTGATGTACACCGCGTCCGCCGGCAAGGCCGACATGGTGGCGCTGCTGCTCGAATGCGGGGCCGACCCGCAGATTCCCAACTTCGACGACGCCCGCGCGGTGGACCTGGCCGCCACGCGCGACTGCCTCAAGCTGCTGCGCCACACCCTGCGCTGAGCCGCCCATGGTCACCCAACAGCCGCCCAAGTACCGCTCGCTGCTCGCCGTGCTCGACGCCCTTGCCGAGCTGATCGACGACGGCCGCCTCGCCGTCAGCACAGGCTGGGAGGACAACGAGCAGGCGGTGCGCCTCCATCAGCCGGGCGAGCCCAAGCTCGGCGCCTACATCTTCATCTACGGCCAGCCCCCGGGACGCTACGGCGTCGAACTCGACTTCCCGGAAATTGCCGACGTCGCGACCGCCAACGTGCCGCTGTACCAGGAAGACCTCTCCCTGGACCAGTTGCTGCGCGTTCTCCGCACCCACTTCAACCTGCCGGGGTACGCATGAAGCGCCACCCGCCCTGTACACCGGTCCGCACACGCGCCGCGACGGCCAACGTGTAGCGGACCCAGTCTTTCCCTGAAAACGTTCGGAGCACACCATGGCAAAAATCGGCATTTTCTTCGGCAGCGACACCGGCCGCACGCGCAAGGTCGCCAAGTACATCGCCAAGAAGCTCGGCGAAGTGGTGGCGGACCCGGTCAACGTCAACAAGGCCACGGTCGAGGACTTCCTCGCCTACGACGCCCTGATCATCGGCAGCCCGACGCTGGGCGACGGTCAGTTGCCGGGGCTGGAATCGGGCGCGCAGAACGAGAGCTGGGCCGAATTCCTGCCCCAGCTCGACGGCGCCGACATGAGCGGCAAGGTGGTGGCGATCTACGGCCTGGGCGACCAGGACAAGTACGCCAACGAGTTCTGCGACGCGATCGGCCTGCTCTACGACGCGGTCACCACCTGCGGCGCCACCGTGGTGGGGCCGTGGCCGACCGAGGGCTACAGTTTCAAGAGCTCGCAGGCGGTCATCGACGGCCAGTTCTGCGGCCTTGCGCTGGACAACGACAACCAGGCCGGCCTCACCGACGAGCGCGTCGACACCTGGCTTGAGCAGGTCAAGCCGGCACTGCTCGGCGCCTGAGCGCGAAGGGTTCCGGGGGTCCGGCGGGCATTCCGCCGGACCCGGCAATCTCCGCACCAGCTATCTCTTTCGCATTACCGCTTTCGCTGTATCCTGATCCTTCCCGCCGCATCGTGTACCGCCCCTCCCGCACTGGAGCGAATGCCGCATGACCACCTACAAGGGCATCGAGATCGAGCCGCGGCTGCGTCCGCTGATCCGCCACATGGCGCACGTGGAGGAATATCGCGAGATGCTGCAGCGGCTGCAGGCGGTGTGGGACAACCTGGCCTTGCTCGGGCAGCTCTCGGGCATCGCCACCGACATGAACAGCACCCGGCAGGCGTTCTCCGACCTGACCGCGACGCTGCTCGACAACCTCGGCATGGAAACCCGGCGCAAGGTGGTGCTGGAGATGAAGTCGCGCGCCCAGGTGGCGGTCGACATCCTCGTGCGCAACCTGTTCGAACGGACCGCGGACATCGGCTTTCTCGCCATCGACGAGGAACTGCGCCGTTTCGCGCGCGCCGCGCTGGCCGGCAGCGCCGACGACGCGGCGCGCAACGCCATCGTCGCGCGCTTTCGCGCCTACGTCGAAAAGTACTCCGTCTATCACGACATCGTGCTGCTCGCGCCGGATGGCCGCATCCTCGCGCGGCTGGACCAGGGGCAACAGCAAACCCACAGCCGCGACCCGCTGGTCGATGAGGCGCTGCGCACCACGGCGCCCTATGTGGAGCACTTCCGTGTCACCGACCTCCAGCCCGGCTCCAGCCCGGCGCTGACTTACGCCTACCGCATCGAGGATGGCGACGGCGGCGCCCCGCTGGGCGTGCTGTGCCTGTGCTTCCGCTTCGAGGACGAAACCGCCGGCATCTTCGCCCACCTGCTGCGCGCGGACGACTGGTATCTCGTCAGCCTGCTGGACGCCCAGGGCAGGTGCATCGCCAGCTCCGACCCCCAGCAGCTACCGGTCGGCGCGCGCGCCGACACGGTGCTCGACGCCGACTGCCGCATCGTCCGCCTCGGCGGGCGCGAATACCTCGCCGTCTCCACCGCCACGCGCGGCTACCAGGGCTACATGGGCCCAGGCTGGCTGGGCCACGTGATGGTGCCGATCGAGCACGCCTTCGACCGCGACGGCAACGACCGCCTCGGCGGCCTGCCGGCCGCGACGCTGGAAGGCGTGATGCGCAGCCCCACGCTGTTTTCGGCCGCGCTGCAGCGCATCCCGGAACACGCCGACCGCATCCAGCGCGAACTGAACCGCTCCGTATGGAACGGCGCGGTGCGCCAGAGCAAAGGCGGCAGCACGCTCAATGGCACCTTCTCCAAGGTGCTGCTGGGCGAAATCGCCAACACCGGCGTGCAGACCCGGGACGTATTCGCGCGTTCGATCGGCCAGCTCCATGAGACGGTCGTGTCGTCCATCCTCGGCGACTGCGAATTCCAGGCCGCGCTCGCGATCGACATCATGGACCGCAACCTCTACGAGCGCGCCAACGACTGCCGCTGGTGGGCGCTGAACCCGGTGTTCCGCGAAGGGCTGGCGCAGGAGGCGCCGGCCGCGCACGAGCTTGCGCGGATGAGCGAGAGCCTCGCCCAGATCAACGCCCTGTACACGGTCTATGACAAGCTCGTGGTGTTCGATCGCCGCGCCCGCGTGGTGGCGGTTTCCGCGCCGGCCCACGGCCACCTGCTCGGCCGCACCCTCGGCGAGGACTGGGCGCGGCGCACACTGGGGGTGGAAGACCCGCGCCACTACGTCGTGTCGCCGTTCGAACCCAGCCCGCTCTACGACGGCCGCCCCACCTACATCTACGCCGCCCCGATCGCCGCCCCGGGCGAAGGCTGCGTGGTCGGCGGCATTGCGATCGTGTTCGACGCCGAGCCGCAGTTCCGCGCCATGCTCGGCGATGCCGTCGCCCACGACGAGCCCGGCGCCGCGGCCCCGTTCGCGGTGTTCGCCGACCGCAAGGGCACGGTGATCGCCAGCAGCCGGGCCGACATCGCGGTAGGCAGCGCCATCGGCGTGGACGACGCGCTGCTGGCGCTGGAACCGGGCGCGGCGCACTCCAGCATCGTGGTGCGCGACGGCAGCTACCACGCGGTGGGCGCGCGCATGTCCTCCGGCTACCGTGAATACAAGGGCCCGGACGACCCGTATCGCAACCCGGTGGCCGCGCTGGTGTTCGTGCCCTTGGGCGCAGAGGCGCGCGTGGACATCGCCCCCGCCGCGTTCGCCGACCGCATCCGCACCGCCCACCGCCATCACGCGGACGACGCGGTGCAGGCGCTGGAAGTGGCCACGTTCTACATCGGCGACGAGTGGTTCGGCATTGCCTGCCGCGACGTAGTGGAAGCGGTCGGCATCGAAAGCATCACCGGCGTGCCCGGCATGCCGGGCCACGTGCGCGGCGTGATGATGTTCCACGGTTCGCCGGTGCCGGTTTTCGATCTCGCGCACGATCTGCGCGCCGCCCGTCCGATCGACGCTGCCAGCTACCGCCAGATCGTCATCGTGCGCGCGCCCGACGACAGCGTGTTCGGCATCCTGACCCACGCACTCGCCGAGACCCCGGAAATTCCGCTGAACCAACTCGACCCGATCGCCAACCTGTTCCCGGGCCATGGCGTGATGGCGGAGAGCGTGGTGCGCCCGGATCCGGCGCAGGGCCGCGACGGCATTCTCGTCATCCTGTCGGTGCCCCGCATCCGCGAGCGGCTTCTGCACGCGGCCGAACCGGGTCGCGCCGCCGCGCTCACGCTGGCCGCCGACGGCCGCCGCATCGCCGCGCGCTGAAACACGGCAGGCGGCGGCGGATGTGCTAGCGTGGCGGCCCTGCCACTTTCGCCGCGCCCCGCGCCCCTGCCCGCATGCTGCTCAACATCGACCTGGTTTCCGATTTCGTCTGCCCGTGGTGCTTCATCGGCAAGACCCGGCTGGAGCGCGCGCTGGCCGACTTGCGCGCTGCCCGCCCGGAGGTCGAGACCCACATCAACTGGCTGCCCTTCTTCCTCAACCCCGACACCCCGGCCGAAGGCGAGCCCTACCGCGCCTTCCTCGAGGCCAAGTTCGGCGGTCCCGCGGCGGTGGATGCGGTGTGGGCCAAAGTGGCTGAAGCCGGCGCGCCGGACGTGAGCTTTGCGTTCGACCGCATCCGCACCCGGCCGAACACCCTGCCGGCCCACCGCCTGATCTACCGCGCCCAGGCCAGCGGCGCCGCCGCCGACAAGGTGGCGCGCCTCGCCAACGACCTTTTCGTGGCCCACTTCCAGCAGGGCCGCGACATCGGCGACATCGACACGCTGGTGGAACTGGCCTCGCCGGACGGCGGCAAGGCCGACGCCTTCCGCAACTACCTGAAGAGCGACGCGGACGCCGATACCGTGCGGCGCATGGCGGGACAGGTGCAGCAGCAAGGCATCAGCGCCGTGCCTTTCTTCATCTTCAACCGCAAGATCGCGGTGTCGGGCGCCCAATCGGCCGGCGCGCTCGGCGCCGCCATGCTGCAGGCGCTGGAATAAGCGCGGCGGGCGCAATGCCCGCCAGCCCCCCCGCTCAGCGACCGTTGCTGAACAGCGGCTTCAGCTTGGCCGCATTCTGCGGGCTGGCCTGCTCGACGCCCTTCCAACCGGCCTCATAGGCGCGCGCGACGAACAGATTGACTTGGTCGGCAGGCAGCGCCACCGCTTCGATGCCGGCCTTGGCCTGGCGCGCCTTCTCTTCCTCCGCTTTCTTCAGGTCGCCCGCGTTCTGCGCTTCCACCCAGGCGATCTGCTTCTCGAGGAAGGCGCGCTGGGCCGGGTCCAGCTTCTTCCAGGTGTTCTGGTTCATGAAGAAGCTGACTTCCACGTTGTAGAAGCCGGGCTCGACGCGGTACTTGGTCTTTTCCTGCCAGCCGAGGTCGAACACCCCGATCGAAGGCCAGCCGTAGCCATCGACCACGCCGCGTTCTAGCGCGGTGAACACTTCGCCCGGCGGCACCTGCAGCGGCGAAGCGCCGATCGACTGGAAGAAGGCGCGGTACACCGGCACGCTGCGCAGCTTGAAACCGCTGAAGTCGCTGCTGCTCACCTTCTTGTTGGAATAGATGTGGTACTGCAGGCCGTCCGACACCCGCGCCAGCCACACCATGTTGCCCTTCTCGCGGTGGATCTGGTCCAGCAGCGCGTAGCCGCCGTTGGCGCGCAGCTCCGCCATCGGCTTTTCCGCCAGCGTCATCGCCAGCGCCTCGGGCACCAGGTTGGCGTGGAACACGCCGGTGCTGTTGGCGAAGTCGACCACGCCGGCGCGCAGCGCGTTGCCCACCTCGAACGGCGGCATGGATTCCGGTCCGCCGACGACCTGGATCTTCATGATGCCCTTGCCCTCGGCGTTGACCTTGTCGACGAAGGCCTTGAAGCGCTGCGAGAAGAAGGTGTCCTGGCCGAAGGCGGTGACCGCCCTCAGGGTGATTTCCGCGCCGTGGGCGGCGCCGGCCGAGAGCGCGAGTACGAAGGTGGCGGCAAGGGTACGGGTGGTCTTGTGCATGGTGCTCTCCGTGGGAAGACGATTCGGTAAAGGACGCTCAGCTCATCAGCCGGGGCAAGCCCAGCGCCAGTGCGGGCACGGCCACGATGAGGCCGAGCACGACGAGTTCGATGGCGACAAAGGGCACCGCGGAGCGGTAGATCTGCGGCAGACGGATATGCGGCGGTGCGACGCTCTGCATCACCATCAGCAACAGACCGAAAGGCGGCGTCAGCAGACCCAGCTCGATCGCGATCAGCATCATCACGCCCAGCCACACCGTGTCGATGCCGGCCGCGTGCGCCAGCGGCATGAAGAAGGGCAGCGTGATCATCATCATGCTGACCTGGTCGATGACGCAGCCGAGCAACAGCAGCAGGAACAGCATGCCGATCACCAGCATCAGCGGCGATAGCTCCAGGCCGTTGATCAGGCCGAGCAAGCCGCTGGTGGCACCGGAAAAACTCAGCAGCTGCGAGAAGGTGGTGGAGGCGACCATCACGAACAGGATGATGACCGACACCCGCGCGGTCTCCATCAGCGCCTTGTAGAGCGCTTGCAGCGTCAGCGCGCGGTAGGCCATGGTCGCCACCACCGAGGCCAGCGCACCGATCGCGGCCGATTCGGTCGGCGAGGCCCAGCCGGCCAGCATGCTGCCGACCACCGCGACGAAGATTGCGAACAGCGGCACCACGTCGCGCACGAAGGGCTGCCAGCGCGCCCAGCCATGTACCTCGACCACGTTGTCGTCAGCCGGCGCGAGCGAGGGGTCGGCCTTGCAGCGCAGCACGATATAGGCCAGGAAGCCGACCGACATCACCAATCCGGGCAGGATGCCGCCGATCAGCAACTGTGAGATCGAGATGCCCCCCAGGCTGCCCAGCATCACCGCCAGCGCCGAGGGCGGGATCAGCATCGCGATGCCGCCCACCGCCATGATCGGCCCGATCGACAAGGTGGGGTGGTAGCCGCGGCGCAGCATCTCCGGCAGCAGCGTGCCGCCCATCATCGCGGTGTTGGCGATGGTGGAACCCGACAGCGTGGCGAACACCGTGCCGCCGAGCACCGACACCACGGACAGCCGCCCCGGGACGCGTGCGATCAGGCGTTCGATCGCCTCGATTGCCTTGAACGCAAGCCCGGTGTGGAACAGCACCTCGCCCATCAGCACGAACAAGGGAATCGGTGTCAGCGAAAAGCTGCTGACCGCGCCCACCGAGTTGCGCACGAGCTGCCCCAGCCCCGCTTCACCGCCGAGGAAGATCCAGGCGCCCAGCAGATTCACCCCGAGAAAGGCGAAGGCGACCGGCAGCCCCAGCAGCATCAGCGCGAACAGGCAGCCCAGCATCAATACCAGCGCGGATTGCCATTCCATCTCAGCGTCCTCCGCGCACGAAGGCCGCGCGCAGGCGGCGGGCGAACTCCACCGCCAGCATCGCGCAGGCGAAAGCCATCGGCAGGTTGAGCCACCATTCGGGGAAGACCAGCACCTTGAACACCACACTGCCCTGCTCGGCCGCGTCGCGGGTGATGGTCCAGCACTGCCAGCCCAGCACCACGCTGATCGCCAGCCCGGCAAGGTCGGTGACGACCTCGCACAGCCAGCGAGCCGCGGGCGGCAGGCCACGCACGATCAGGTCGACGCGGATGTGATCGCCGGCGTAGAGCAGCCAAGGGGCGGCGACGAAGGTGGCGACCATCAGCATGTACTCGGTCACCTCCACGCTCCACGCCAGCGTGCCGAGCCCGACGTTGCGCATGAAGACATCGGCGCACACCAGCAGCGCCATACCACCGAACAGCGCCGCGGCGGTGACGCCACAGGCGCGCATCAGTCCGTCGTAGAGTTTGCCTGCGGGGGCGCCAGCGGCTGCCGGCGCGGATTGAGCGGCCATTTCATCACCCCTGCGTTTAATTCATGATTAAACATATCAGGGGTAAATTTTCGTGTCCACGCGTTTGCTAGTTTTTTGTTTCGGCGGGAAATTTCACCTTTTCGCCGGCAGGGTCTTGCGCACAGCGGCGGTGCGGACTTCAGCCCGCCGGCCCCGTTTTGGTTCCGTGGGCATGTGCCTTCAAGGTGCCGAGATCGACGATGCTGAGCGCCGCCTCGTGAGTCGCTTCCAGCACCACGGGCGGCGCAAAACCCGCCTGCAGCGCCTCCACCCAGCGCAGCGCGCACAGGCACCAGCGGTCGCCCGGCTTAAGGCCGGCAAAGCGGTATTCGGGGCGCGGCGTGGACAGGTCGTTGCCGGCCCGCCGCGAGAATTGCAGAAACTCCTCGGTGACGCGGACGCACACCAGATGGCGGCCGCGGTCTTCGGCGCCGGCCTCGCAGCAGCCGGTGCGGTAGTAGCCGGTCAGCGGGGCGTAGCTGCACGCCAGCAGCTCGCCGCCGAGCACGTTACGGGAAGAAGCCATGGCAGGATGTCCTGAGGTGGTACGCCCCCAGTAGAGCGCAAATGCCCCACTCCGGGCAAGCGCCGGAAACCCTCAGGCGGTGAGCTCGGGGAAGTGGTCGCGCAGCGCGTCAGCGCCGGAAGCAAGGTGCACGCAGGTGTCGAATTCGCGCCGCAGGGCGGACACCACCGCCGCATCCAGCCTGCCCTCATCCACCAGCGCCTCGATCCGTTGCATCACCTCCTCGCCCGACAGCCGCGCGCGGTACGGGCGGTCCTGCAGCAGAGCCTGGAAGATGTCGGCCACGGAGATGATGCGCGTCTCCAGGTCGATCTCTCCTGCCCGGCGGCGGAAGGGATAGCCCTGGCCGAGCAGGTTTTCGTGATGCGCGCCGGCCCAATCCGGAATCGGCGTGGACGGGAAAATGCGCGCGAGGATGCGATAGGTGTCGTAGCTGTGGCGCGAGATGCACGCCTTTTCCTCGCGCGTCAGCGCACCCGGCTTTTCGATGATCTCGTCCGGCACGCGCAGCTTGCCCATGTCGTGCAGCAAGCCGGCCAGTTCGATCATCTCCAGCGTGTCGCGGTCACGCCCCAGCGCACCGGCCAGATGGCGGCTGATCGCGGCGACGCGGCGCGAGTGGTCGTCGGTATAGGGGCTCTTGGCATCGACCACGCGCGAAAACAGCAGCGCCAGTTCGCGCATCTCGGCAGGCGACAGGCACAGCGCCGGAATCTGGCGCCCGAGCGCCTCCATCTCTTCATTGAGGTAGAGCGGCTCCATGCCCAGCCAGAACGCCTCGGACTCCGCCACCGCGGCGAACGCATCCACCAGCGCCGGACAGAACAGCGTGCCGGCCAGCCCGCGCAAACGTTCGACGATCGCGTCCTTCTCCCACATGATCGCGCTGTCCAGCCGCCCGCCATCGAGCCACGGCGCCAGCAGCACGTCGGCGCGGTCGACCAGATACACCAGATTGGCTTCCAGCCGCAGCGCGGGGTCGAGTTCGACCATCTGCTCCAGCACGGCCCAGCGGGTGTGGTGGTAGCGCACGATGTCGGTGAAATGGGCGAGGATGGGGCAGACGCGCAGGTAGTTGGCGCCGCGGATGCAGTGCTCTTCCTCGCCGTCCCATTCCAGGGTTTCGGTGAGGTGGCGATGCTCGCGCACACGCGACACGCCGCAGTCGTGCAGCATGCCGGCGTGCAGGATCTTCCAGCACTGCTCGTCGGACCAGCCCAGGTGGTGGGCGACCGCGCGCGCCATGTAGCCGACGCGCTTGCCGTGCTGCACTTCATCGATGCCGACGAAGTCGAAGGAGGTCGACAGCGCGGTGATCGCGTCGTGGAGGTTGAGGGCAATCATGGCCGCCGTTCTCTTGTTGGGGTTTGCTGCTTTGTTGTGATCGGTGGCGAGCATCCGCCCCGGCGCGTCCAGTAGGCGCGCATTTTATTGTTCTAGACGCCGCGCGGCCATGGACCAAAGACCAATGGCACCGCATTGCGCCGGTAAACGACAAGGCCCCTGCAGTGCAGGGGCCTCGGGAATTCTGGCGGAGAGGGCGGGATTCGAACCCGCGTCAGGGTATTACCCTGAACACGCTTTCCAGGCGTGCGACTTAAACCGCTCATCCACCTCTCCGTGGAAGCCGCGCATTATAGCGGGCATTCGTGCGGTTTGGAAGGCGGGTGCTGCGACATTGCGAGGCAAGGCCCCGGGCACGAATTACGCATGGGGGAAAACCTGTCCGCGGTCACCCGGGGCCGCGTCCAACGAACGGAGGCGTCGATGTCCGAAACCCTGCTCCAGACCCTGTGGCATTCCGACAATGCGACGATGACCGCGCACCTGCTGGGTGCGCTGGTGGCAGGCGGGCTGATCGGGCTGGAGCGCAGTTATCACGGACGTCCCGCCGGATTCCGCACCCACACGCTGG
Above is a window of Azoarcus olearius DNA encoding:
- a CDS encoding DUF2237 family protein — its product is MASSRNVLGGELLACSYAPLTGYYRTGCCEAGAEDRGRHLVCVRVTEEFLQFSRRAGNDLSTPRPEYRFAGLKPGDRWCLCALRWVEALQAGFAPPVVLEATHEAALSIVDLGTLKAHAHGTKTGPAG
- a CDS encoding HD-GYP domain-containing protein, whose protein sequence is MIALNLHDAITALSTSFDFVGIDEVQHGKRVGYMARAVAHHLGWSDEQCWKILHAGMLHDCGVSRVREHRHLTETLEWDGEEEHCIRGANYLRVCPILAHFTDIVRYHHTRWAVLEQMVELDPALRLEANLVYLVDRADVLLAPWLDGGRLDSAIMWEKDAIVERLRGLAGTLFCPALVDAFAAVAESEAFWLGMEPLYLNEEMEALGRQIPALCLSPAEMRELALLFSRVVDAKSPYTDDHSRRVAAISRHLAGALGRDRDTLEMIELAGLLHDMGKLRVPDEIIEKPGALTREEKACISRHSYDTYRILARIFPSTPIPDWAGAHHENLLGQGYPFRRRAGEIDLETRIISVADIFQALLQDRPYRARLSGEEVMQRIEALVDEGRLDAAVVSALRREFDTCVHLASGADALRDHFPELTA
- a CDS encoding TRAP transporter small permease; the encoded protein is MAAQSAPAAAGAPAGKLYDGLMRACGVTAAALFGGMALLVCADVFMRNVGLGTLAWSVEVTEYMLMVATFVAAPWLLYAGDHIRVDLIVRGLPPAARWLCEVVTDLAGLAISVVLGWQCWTITRDAAEQGSVVFKVLVFPEWWLNLPMAFACAMLAVEFARRLRAAFVRGGR